One Nitrososphaerota archaeon genomic window, AAATTTTCATCCTCTTTACTTTTTTTAGGAATATTATTAACTTGGGAAGAGCTAACTTGAGATGGACTGGTTTGAGAAATGTTAGCTTGGGAAGTAGTTTGAGGAACAGGTTCCTCAACAGTTTTTTGAAGCTCTTCACTAGCTTTCTTAAATTCTCTAAAAGCTTCACCTAGAGTACGTGCTATTTCAGGCATTTTACTTGGACCAAAAATAAGCAATAATATGACTAATATTAATACGATTTCAGGCCAACCTAACATAATAATATTTTCCTTTAGTCTAACTTATAAGTATTTCTAAATTATTTTTAAAGAATAAGTAATGAAGAAACTTGACATTTAATATTAGTTGTTTTTTTAAGATTCTCTATAGCATCTTTTGTGGATATAAGAGTAAATATTCCAGCTGGTTTAGCTTTTGCTTTCTCAACCAATTTTATTAAACCATTTATAGTCACACCAGTTCTTATTATATCATCAACTATTAATACTAACTCATCTTTTTTTATAGAATCCTTTGGAATATAGAAAAATTTTCCAACACTAGGTGAAACAATACTTTTCTCTTCAATAAATTCATCTACTCCAAGTTCCTTCTGCTTTTTTGC contains:
- the tatA gene encoding twin-arginine translocase TatA/TatE family subunit codes for the protein MLGWPEIVLILVILLLIFGPSKMPEIARTLGEAFREFKKASEELQKTVEEPVPQTTSQANISQTSPSQVSSSQVNNIPKKSKEDENLVIQLAKKLGINTEGKDIQTIMNEIEEKVKINKDESKG